The Trichocoleus desertorum ATA4-8-CV12 nucleotide sequence CCTAGCGGTTTACCCAGCGCTTGGCAGAGTACTGCCCAAGTTTCTTGATCGGCTGCCTGCCAGTGAGCCGCTGCTAGCAAATCTCGCAATTTGGTGTAGTCCACCCCAGTAGCAGACAAACCTTGACGGAGTACATGAACGGGAGCCACAGCGGGCGATCGCACCTGAGAGGAAATCAGTTGGGCCTGTTGGATGGGAGAACGAGCAGAAGTGGCAATGAGTTGATTGGTATTGATTGCTTGCAAGACTTCATCAGCCGACTGATACCTTTGGTTGATCGCTTCTTGGAGCAGTTTGTCGAGAATTTGCCCCAAGCGATCGCTGACTCTTCTCCCCTTGGGCAAAAAATCCCGCCAAGCCCAACTATTTTCTGCAATATCAAACATGTCTAAGGCAGGCACTTGGGTCAGCAGATGAATGCAGGTCACACCTAAGCTGTAGAGATCGCTGGCAGGCACAACCTTGCCTTTGGTCTGCTCTGGGGGCATGTACTCTGGACTGCCAATGATGGTGCCAGCACAGGTGAGGTTGTTCCCAGCTAAAGATTTCGCCACGCCGAAGTCAATCAACACTAACTTGCGATCGCTTAAGGACTCCACTAGCGATCGCGCTACTGGCTCTGTTTCCGCTTCTGGTGGCTGCAATCCCATTGTCAGCGGTAGGTTAGGGCGGTAGCGCATGATATTGGCGGGTTTAATGTCGCGATGAATGACCTGGTGCTGGTGAATGAACTTCAACACAGGCAGCAAATCTTGCAGTAACTCCCAAATCTTGCTCTCGCTAAACCTACCCTGTTCTTGCAACTCTTGCGCTAGGGTTTGGCCCCTAATCCAAGCTTGAACTAAGTACAGCCGCTGCTCTTGCTCGAAGTGAGCTAGGAGTCTAGGAATTTGTGGATAGGTTCCCAACTCTTGCAGACGGACGGCTTCTTGGTGAAACAGCTCGACGGCTTTGGTGAGGCTACCCGTGTGTATGGGCACATGCAGTTGCTTAACCACACAGAAAGGTTGGAAAGGTAAATCTTCGTCTACTGCCAAGAAAGTTCTGCCGAAACCGCCGCGTCCGAGTGGTTGCAGGGGCCGATAGCGCTCTCTGAGTAACAGACGACTACCACAATGTTGGCAAAACTGAGCAACGGTGGGGTTGCTGGGGCGTTGGCAATCCGGATTCAGACAGTAGCTCATGCGCGATCGCGGATTTAGGTGATGTTCTATACCTAAAGGATTTTTGAGCTACCCGAACGATTTCTTACAATTCTTGAATATTAGAGTTCTGACATGCAGTAAATT carries:
- a CDS encoding GUN4 domain-containing protein; the protein is MSYCLNPDCQRPSNPTVAQFCQHCGSRLLLRERYRPLQPLGRGGFGRTFLAVDEDLPFQPFCVVKQLHVPIHTGSLTKAVELFHQEAVRLQELGTYPQIPRLLAHFEQEQRLYLVQAWIRGQTLAQELQEQGRFSESKIWELLQDLLPVLKFIHQHQVIHRDIKPANIMRYRPNLPLTMGLQPPEAETEPVARSLVESLSDRKLVLIDFGVAKSLAGNNLTCAGTIIGSPEYMPPEQTKGKVVPASDLYSLGVTCIHLLTQVPALDMFDIAENSWAWRDFLPKGRRVSDRLGQILDKLLQEAINQRYQSADEVLQAINTNQLIATSARSPIQQAQLISSQVRSPAVAPVHVLRQGLSATGVDYTKLRDLLAAAHWQAADQETWAVLCQALGKPLGRYLLPGDISKLPCEDIQIIDGLWTKHSQKRFGWTVQTQIYQSVESDYGSFCQRIGWPLHNSAPIYSNLKFNRSAPVGHLPSRVWVGGSYWWRHAEAIATKLAECSIHSVKKSGINQF